The following proteins are co-located in the Pseudoalteromonas sp. N1230-9 genome:
- the acs gene encoding acetate--CoA ligase: protein MSQSIYPVPAHIKNAALVDNDKYNTLYKQSIDDPEGFWREHGKRLDWSTPYNKVKNTSFDKGHINIRWYEDGQLNASYNCIDRHLAKNANKTALIWEGDNPEQSENISYQKLHDEVAKLANGLKKLGVSKGDRVAIYMPMTPQAIYAMQACARIGAIHSVVFGGFSPSAIADRINDSGAKVVITSDEGRRAGNCVPLKANVDEAVSQDSVTSVEHVIVHQLTGGDVEWNSHDVWWHDLVADLPPECEPEPMNAEDPLFILYTSGSTGQPKGVVHTTGGYLVYASMTHEYVFDLKEDDIFWCSADVGWITGHSYIAYGPLVNGCTQVVFEGVPTYPTAGRMGEVIDKHNVTILYTAPTAIRALMAKGDEPTATSKRTSLRIMGSVGEPINPEAWAWYYEHIGNENCPIVDTWWQTETGGIMITPLPGATDMKPGSATRPFFGIAPALYDAEGNTLEGAVDGNLVILDSWPSQARTVYGDHERFEQTYFSAYPGVYFTGDGCRRDEDGYYWITGRVDDVLNVSGHRLGTAEIESALVAHEAVAEAAVVGYPHDIKGQGIYVYITPNEGVTVSDELTAEVRNWVRKELSPIASPDMIQWSPGLPKTRSGKIMRRILRKIAANEHQQLGDTSTLADPSVVDELIENRLNR, encoded by the coding sequence ATGTCACAAAGTATCTATCCAGTTCCAGCGCATATCAAGAATGCAGCACTCGTTGATAACGATAAATATAATACACTGTATAAGCAATCTATTGATGACCCAGAAGGATTCTGGCGAGAGCACGGTAAACGTCTTGATTGGTCGACCCCTTATAATAAAGTGAAGAACACGTCATTTGATAAAGGTCACATTAATATTCGTTGGTATGAAGACGGACAATTGAACGCCTCTTACAACTGTATCGACCGTCACCTTGCCAAAAATGCAAACAAAACGGCTCTTATTTGGGAAGGTGATAACCCTGAACAAAGCGAAAACATTAGCTATCAAAAGCTGCATGATGAAGTAGCAAAACTCGCCAATGGCCTTAAAAAGTTAGGTGTTTCTAAAGGTGATCGCGTCGCGATTTATATGCCAATGACTCCACAAGCTATTTATGCAATGCAAGCATGTGCGCGTATTGGTGCCATTCACTCTGTTGTATTTGGTGGTTTCTCTCCGTCAGCAATTGCTGATCGAATTAACGACTCAGGCGCTAAGGTTGTAATTACATCTGATGAAGGTCGTCGTGCAGGTAATTGTGTACCACTTAAAGCAAACGTTGATGAAGCTGTATCGCAAGACTCGGTAACCAGTGTTGAGCATGTCATCGTGCATCAATTAACAGGTGGCGACGTTGAGTGGAATAGCCATGATGTTTGGTGGCATGACCTAGTAGCAGATTTACCACCAGAGTGTGAACCTGAGCCAATGAATGCAGAAGATCCACTTTTCATTCTTTACACTTCAGGTTCAACGGGTCAACCTAAAGGGGTTGTTCATACCACAGGCGGTTACCTTGTGTATGCATCAATGACCCACGAGTACGTATTTGACTTAAAAGAAGATGATATATTTTGGTGTAGTGCCGATGTGGGCTGGATCACAGGTCATAGCTACATTGCATATGGTCCATTAGTTAACGGTTGCACACAGGTTGTTTTTGAAGGTGTGCCGACTTACCCAACAGCGGGCCGTATGGGTGAAGTAATTGATAAACACAATGTTACTATTCTATACACTGCACCAACGGCTATCCGTGCTCTGATGGCGAAAGGCGACGAGCCAACGGCCACATCAAAACGTACCAGTTTACGTATTATGGGATCTGTTGGTGAGCCAATTAACCCTGAAGCGTGGGCGTGGTACTACGAGCATATTGGTAATGAAAATTGCCCAATCGTAGATACGTGGTGGCAGACCGAAACTGGCGGCATTATGATCACGCCATTACCGGGTGCAACAGATATGAAGCCAGGTTCGGCAACTCGCCCATTCTTTGGGATTGCCCCTGCATTGTATGATGCCGAAGGTAATACGCTTGAAGGTGCAGTTGATGGTAACTTAGTTATTTTAGATAGCTGGCCTTCACAAGCGCGAACAGTTTATGGCGATCATGAACGTTTTGAGCAAACTTATTTCTCAGCATACCCAGGTGTGTATTTTACAGGTGATGGTTGTCGTCGAGACGAAGATGGTTACTACTGGATCACTGGTCGTGTTGATGACGTGCTTAACGTATCAGGCCACCGTCTAGGTACAGCTGAAATCGAAAGTGCATTAGTTGCTCACGAAGCAGTTGCCGAAGCGGCTGTTGTTGGCTATCCACATGACATTAAAGGTCAGGGCATTTACGTGTATATTACACCAAATGAAGGCGTGACTGTCAGTGATGAGTTAACAGCAGAGGTGCGTAACTGGGTTCGTAAAGAACTAAGCCCAATTGCATCACCAGATATGATCCAATGGTCGCCAGGCTTACCGAAAACACGTTCTGGTAAAATCATGCGTCGAATTCTACGTAAAATCGCGGCAAATGAGCATCAACAGTTAGGTGATACTTCAACACTGGCCGATCCGAGTGTGGTTGATGAGTTAATCGAGAACAGATTAAATCGTTAA